From a single Oscarella lobularis chromosome 20, ooOscLobu1.1, whole genome shotgun sequence genomic region:
- the LOC136199049 gene encoding inner centromere protein-like, with amino-acid sequence MIMSDEEETESDQSLSQQEPELIRPPPLASLSLSGLSLAPSTTFPALRSPLTSSGVSSSSGFEGGTHDESLIRRGPAGPSIDLLKRDNERLKLRLEEMEERLRQEFLARREVEEELKRRNVELSQTRRHLEIVEGDKEALRHQERIWRDEIVEKMKLVESLEKQKNDTAVDRERLKRQIESDKIKIKNLEAELAQQKTIPPQRNYSTMTSRSSFPQLVSGNPLTNNPPEIVHRTPSFPIRSPKSPEIHWHPKEDIDSSPPRTTLAEDQYAPLQAWLRKNKMEAAFSGAYAVQGTRDSHFSVRSEESNYLECPKCDKRFDSRDFSSYRQHLEECLK; translated from the exons ATG ATCATgtctgatgaagaagaaacggagTCGGATCAGAGTCTTTCCCAGCAAGAACCAGAACTTATacgtcctcctcctttgGCCTCATTGTCTCTAAGTGGTCTGAGTCTCGCACcatcgacgacttttccgGCTTTGAGGTCTCCTCTCACCAGTAGTGGAGTTTCTTCAAGTTCTGGATTCGAAGGAGGGACTCATGATGAGTCTTTGATAAGAAGGGGACCTGCTGGTCCGAGTATTGATCTTTTGAAACGAGACAATGAGCGTTTGAAATTGCGTTTGGAAGAGATGGAGGAGCGTCTTAGACAAGAATTTTTAGCAAGAAGAGAAGTGGAGGAAGaattgaagagaagaaacgtgGAGCTGAGTCAAACTCGGAGGCATTTAGAAATTGTTGAGGGAGATAAGGAAGCGTTGAGACATCAG GAGAGAATATGGCGGGATGAGATTgtggagaaaatgaaactcGTGGAGTCGTtagaaaaacagaaaaacgatACTGCTGTTGATAGGGAAAGATTGAAACGACAAATAGAATCAGACAAAATTAAG ATAAAAAACTTGGAAGCTGAGCTAGCTCAACAAAAG ACTATTCCCCCTCAGAGAAATTattcgacgatgacgtctaGATCCTCCTTTCCCCag CTTGTATCAGGCAATCCTTTGACTAATAATCCTCCAGAGATTGTTCATCGAACTCCCTCCTTTCCAATTCGCTCCCCAAAATCACCAGAAATTCACTGGCATCCCAAGGAGGACATTGACTCGAGTCCTCCTCGAACGACTCTCGCTGAAGACCAATACGCACCTCTACAAGCGTGGCTTCGCAAAAATAAAATGGAAGCGGCGTTTTCCGGCGCTTATGCCGTTCAGGGAACGAGGGACTCGCATTTTTCTGTGCGCAGCGAAGAGTCAAATTACTTGGAATGTCCGAAATGCGACAAGCGTTTTGATTCGAGAGATTTTTCGTCCTATCGTCAACATTTGGAAGAATGCCTCAAATGA
- the LOC136199038 gene encoding protein transport protein Sec61 subunit alpha → MGVKILEWLKPFISIIPEVSKPERKIQFREKVLWTAITLFIFLVCCQIPLFGIMSSDSADPFYWIRVIMASNRGTLMELGISPIVTSSLIMQLLQGAKLIEVGDTPKDKALFNGSQKLFGMVITLGQSVVYVMTGMYGDPSDIGAGIGLLIVIQLFCAGLIVLLLDELLQKGYGLGSGISLFIATNICETIVWKAFSPATINTGRGTEFEGAVIAFFHLLATRGDKVRALREAFYRQNLPNLMNLSATVFVFAIVIYFQGFRVDLPIKSSRYRGQYSSYPIKLFYTSNIPIILQSALVSNLYVISQMLSAKLSGNFFVSLLGVWQTMEGGGPARSYPIGGLCYYMSPPETLGHIIEDPIHAVIYIAFMLGSCAFFSKTWIDVSGSSAKDVAKQLKDQQMVMRGHRETSMIKELNRYIPTAAAFGGLCIGALSVLADFLGAIGSGTGILLAVTIIYQYFEVFVKEQSELGGMGTLLF, encoded by the exons ATGGGAG TTAAAATTCTCGAATGGCTCAAGCCCTTTATATCGATCATACCCGAAGTATCGAAACCGGAACGAAAG ATTCAATTTCGCGAGAAAGTTCTCTGGACGGCAATCACGCTCTTTATTTTCTTAGTCTGTTGTCAG aTTCCCCTGTTTGGCATTATGTCGTCCGATTCGGCCGATCCTTTCTATTGGATACGAGTCATTATGGCGTCCAATAGAG GAACTTTGATGGAATTGGGCATTTCTcccattgtgacgtcatcgctcaTCATGCAACTTCTCCAGGGCGCCAAACTCATCGAAGTCGGCGACACGCCCAAAGACAAAGCCCTATTCAACGGCTCACAAAAAC TCTTTGGCATGGTTATTACTCTGGGTCAAAGCGTTGTTTACGTCATGACGGGAATGTACGGGGATCCGTCGGACATTGGCGCGGGAATTGGCCTTCTAATTGTCATTCAA tTATTCTGCGCTGGGCTTATCGTTCTCCTATTGGACGAACTTCTGCAGAAGGGATATGGCTTGGGATCTGg taTATCTCTTTTTATTGCTACAAATATTTGCGAGACGATTGTTTGGAAGGCGTTCAGTCCTGCTACAATTAATACGGGAAGAG GAACTGAGTTTGAGGGTGCTGTCATTGCCTTTTTTCATCTCTTGGCTACAAGAGGAGACAaagtgcgcgcgctaagggAGGCATTTTACCGTCAAAATTTGCCAAATTTGATGAATTTGTCCGCAACTGTTTTCGTCTTTGCAATTGTGATTTATTTCCAA gGATTTCGCGTTGATTTGCCCATCAAATCTTCCAGATATCGCGGACAATACAGCTCCTATCCAATCAAACTTTTCTACACGTCCAACATTCCAATCATTCTTCAa AGCGCGCTAGTGTCAAACCTCTACGTCATATCACAAATGTTGTCCGCGAAATTGAGCGGAAACTTCTTTGTGAGTCTCCTAGGCGTTTGGCAG actaTGGAGGGTGGGGGTCCAGCGCGTTCTTATCCCATTGGTGGCCTTTGCTACTATATGTCTCCTCCTGAGACACTGGGCCACATTATAGAGGATCCCATACATGCTGTCATCTATATTGCCTTTATGCTTGGCTCTTGCGCCTTTTTTTCAAAGACTTGGATTGACGTTTCCGGCTCTTCAGCCAAGGAC gTTGCTAAGCAACTGAAAGATCAGCAAATGGTAATGAGGGGACACAGGGAAACGTCAATGATCAAGGAATTAAACAG atacATTCCTACGGCTGCTGCTTTTGGTGGACTTTGCATTGGAGCTCTTTCCGTATTGGCCGACTTCCTAG GTGCCATTGGGTCTGGTACGGGAATTCTCTTGGCTGTGACGATCATTTATCAATATTTCGAAGTTTTTGTGAAGGAACAAAGCGAGCTTGGCGGAATGGGTACATTGCTCTTTTag
- the LOC136199052 gene encoding protein lava lamp-like isoform X1, translating into MSDFEVQFDENVAEKKELELILERAKHELEAERQEANELRKKLAKKEEVGQKKTPKSKFLNLPLQEEIDHREHLAKCQAEIERLRLRLKTVEQDLKEKQKSPTPRPNDEFPAQGSKNDYVALPQVPTIWVTENEENVEYKEEESAPKTEYLRPQYYSTEEKEEQSLGRRSSMISQMSVWVRKKEKVKLLTCAYVRQERLSQRRPSATANLPQTPRTSRRDPAQPVEKKIFRTTLDLGPEKTKSFEFPSLSIQPMNKTTRMSRTAGGPSPRRYYAKQRFY; encoded by the exons ATGAGTGATTTCGAGGTGCAATttgacgagaacgtcgccgagaaaaag GAATTGGAATTGATTTTGGAGAGAGCGAAACACGAGCTCGAAGCTGAGCGTCAAGAGGCGAACGAATTACGAAAGAAACtggcaaaaaaagaagaagtagGCCAGAAAAAAACTccaaaatcaaaatttctgAACTTGCCTCTACAGGAAGAGATTGACCATAGAGAACACCTTGCAAAGTGTCAG GCTGAAATTGAGCGGCTTAGGCTCCGGCTTAAAACCGTGGAGCAAGATcttaaagaaaaacaaaaatctCCTACTCCACGTCCAAACGATGAATTCCCTGCTCAA GGCTCAAAAAACGACTACGTTGCTCTTCCGCAAGTGCCAACTATCTGGGTTACGGAAAACGAGGAAAACGTTGAATACAAAGAAGAGGAGTCAGCGCCGAAGACA GAATACTTACGCCCCCAATATTATTCCaccgaagaaaaggaagaacaAAGCTTAGGCAGACGAAGTTCAATGATAAGCCAGATGAGTGTTTGggtaagaaagaaagaaaaagtgaaatTGCTTACCTGTGCATATGTACGCCAGGAAAGATTGTCTCAACGTCGTCCCAGTGCAACAGCAAATCTTCCTCAAACTCCAAggacgtcgcgtcgcgatcCAGCACAGCCtgtggaaaagaaaatattcagAACAACGCTTGATCTCGGTCcggaaaagacaaaatcgtTCGAATTTCCTTCCCTTTCGATCCAGCCAATGAAtaaaacgacgagaatgagCCGCACGGCAGGCGGACCCTCCCCAAGAAGATACTACGCAAAACAACgcttctattaa
- the LOC136199052 gene encoding uncharacterized protein isoform X2: MSDFEVQFDENVAEKKELELILERAKHELEAERQEANELRKKLAKKEEEEIDHREHLAKCQAEIERLRLRLKTVEQDLKEKQKSPTPRPNDEFPAQGSKNDYVALPQVPTIWVTENEENVEYKEEESAPKTEYLRPQYYSTEEKEEQSLGRRSSMISQMSVWVRKKEKVKLLTCAYVRQERLSQRRPSATANLPQTPRTSRRDPAQPVEKKIFRTTLDLGPEKTKSFEFPSLSIQPMNKTTRMSRTAGGPSPRRYYAKQRFY; the protein is encoded by the exons ATGAGTGATTTCGAGGTGCAATttgacgagaacgtcgccgagaaaaag GAATTGGAATTGATTTTGGAGAGAGCGAAACACGAGCTCGAAGCTGAGCGTCAAGAGGCGAACGAATTACGAAAGAAACtggcaaaaaaagaagaa GAAGAGATTGACCATAGAGAACACCTTGCAAAGTGTCAG GCTGAAATTGAGCGGCTTAGGCTCCGGCTTAAAACCGTGGAGCAAGATcttaaagaaaaacaaaaatctCCTACTCCACGTCCAAACGATGAATTCCCTGCTCAA GGCTCAAAAAACGACTACGTTGCTCTTCCGCAAGTGCCAACTATCTGGGTTACGGAAAACGAGGAAAACGTTGAATACAAAGAAGAGGAGTCAGCGCCGAAGACA GAATACTTACGCCCCCAATATTATTCCaccgaagaaaaggaagaacaAAGCTTAGGCAGACGAAGTTCAATGATAAGCCAGATGAGTGTTTGggtaagaaagaaagaaaaagtgaaatTGCTTACCTGTGCATATGTACGCCAGGAAAGATTGTCTCAACGTCGTCCCAGTGCAACAGCAAATCTTCCTCAAACTCCAAggacgtcgcgtcgcgatcCAGCACAGCCtgtggaaaagaaaatattcagAACAACGCTTGATCTCGGTCcggaaaagacaaaatcgtTCGAATTTCCTTCCCTTTCGATCCAGCCAATGAAtaaaacgacgagaatgagCCGCACGGCAGGCGGACCCTCCCCAAGAAGATACTACGCAAAACAACgcttctattaa
- the LOC136199052 gene encoding uncharacterized protein isoform X3, protein MSDFEVQFDENVAEKKELELILERAKHELEAERQEANELRKKLAKKEEVGQKKTPKSKFLNLPLQEEIDHREHLAKCQAEIERLRLRLKTVEQDLKEKQKSPTPRPNDEFPAQGSKNDYVALPQVPTIWVTENEENVEYKEEESAPKTEYLRPQYYSTEEKEEQSLGRRSSMISQMSVWERLSQRRPSATANLPQTPRTSRRDPAQPVEKKIFRTTLDLGPEKTKSFEFPSLSIQPMNKTTRMSRTAGGPSPRRYYAKQRFY, encoded by the exons ATGAGTGATTTCGAGGTGCAATttgacgagaacgtcgccgagaaaaag GAATTGGAATTGATTTTGGAGAGAGCGAAACACGAGCTCGAAGCTGAGCGTCAAGAGGCGAACGAATTACGAAAGAAACtggcaaaaaaagaagaagtagGCCAGAAAAAAACTccaaaatcaaaatttctgAACTTGCCTCTACAGGAAGAGATTGACCATAGAGAACACCTTGCAAAGTGTCAG GCTGAAATTGAGCGGCTTAGGCTCCGGCTTAAAACCGTGGAGCAAGATcttaaagaaaaacaaaaatctCCTACTCCACGTCCAAACGATGAATTCCCTGCTCAA GGCTCAAAAAACGACTACGTTGCTCTTCCGCAAGTGCCAACTATCTGGGTTACGGAAAACGAGGAAAACGTTGAATACAAAGAAGAGGAGTCAGCGCCGAAGACA GAATACTTACGCCCCCAATATTATTCCaccgaagaaaaggaagaacaAAGCTTAGGCAGACGAAGTTCAATGATAAGCCAGATGAGTGTTTGg GAAAGATTGTCTCAACGTCGTCCCAGTGCAACAGCAAATCTTCCTCAAACTCCAAggacgtcgcgtcgcgatcCAGCACAGCCtgtggaaaagaaaatattcagAACAACGCTTGATCTCGGTCcggaaaagacaaaatcgtTCGAATTTCCTTCCCTTTCGATCCAGCCAATGAAtaaaacgacgagaatgagCCGCACGGCAGGCGGACCCTCCCCAAGAAGATACTACGCAAAACAACgcttctattaa
- the LOC136199059 gene encoding uncharacterized protein — protein sequence MSAYAFTKSNLQELHSIFARVIDLALTALKREPESGSDSSISDFQPPRERSKINNLDELIEEIEFCSLAYQELTSEIEKGLNKVRKESGRFLITMANQKNKNSALRKRIENIETFAQKQKLKYEGMEIFRVDYDNVSTLSFRNWNSRTKYF from the exons AT GTCCGCTTACGCCTTTACGAAATCAAATCTGCAGGAACTCCACAGCATTTTCGCCAGAGTCATCGACCTGGCGTTGACTGCTCTAAAACGAGAGCCAGAGTCAGGATCTGATTCGTCAATAAGCGATTTTCAACCGCCAAGGGAGAGatcgaaaatcaataatttggACGAGTtaattgaagaaattgagtTCTGTTCATTGGCCTACCAAGAAC TGACGAGTGAGATTGAAAAAGGACTAAATAAAGTCAGAAAGGAGTCCGGCCG TTTTCTAATAACGATGGCCAATCAAAAAAAC AAAAATTCTGCACtgagaaaacgaattgaGAACATCGAGACTTTTGCACAGAAACAGAAATTAAAATACGAGGGAATGGAGATTTTTCGCGTGGACTATGACAACGTATCTACGCTCTCATTTAGGAATTGGAACTCGAGAACGAAATACTTTTGA
- the LOC136199034 gene encoding polyamine-modulated factor 1-binding protein 1-like isoform X1, with product MQPRNSSRQKSRNVLSRIRILGSGEETTQRDTVASARKMRNDALKEADEVLKQGVVSDNDSEEMLTVQKVRVNFLLRRIFISSRFKSRVSAAMNGLEGNKRKIMTLLESAGQFFDFDEWQAINDDNFDDALKETQSALNSGSKNLKGMEAAQSLARIGIERFEGFSLSLLEKMFEKIASLREEKSRDAERRAHAAAAKQQKMNELSIQVATLRVERDAECVEKEKVIIERDELIRKLKEKEMAIDELKRNFEQETKKIELEYKEKLAEKDLEAERLQTVVAELDDELRLRKEDIIESHQPSSQVQPDFQHKNHFLTVDYERSMEAESDSSMRRDRGSSSSGEDSLPFIFIPPRAPRIERAPRDDWQRPMPVTQKGRMMRSSSYTPLENSGLNRSPSPLKLTKTFYNTIQPHNSLPTSPFFTVRSIGGNPSASNRPRTVPRRPVSDSNLRQSLPKVRVTINDDNVFLTSPKLETSRGRLHSTLAARIALNRRASATPSLSRRRQSDFKL from the exons ATGCAACCTCGAAACAGCAGCAGACAG AAGAGTAGAAATGTGCTTTCAAGAATTAGAATATTGGGCTCTGGTGAAGAGACTACACAGCGAGATACCGTCGCGTCAGCACGGAAGATGCGAAACGAT GCGTTAAAGGAAGCTGATGAGGTGTTAAAGCAGGGTGTTGTCAGTGACAACGACTCGGAGGAAATGTTGACAGTTCAAAAGGTTCGAGTCAATTTTTTGCTTAgaagaatttttatttcgtctcgtttcaaGTCTCGAGTAAGTGCAGCGATGAACGGTCTGGAAGGAAATAAACGCAAGATTATGACCCTTTTGGAATCTGCAGGACAG TTTTTTGACTTTGACGAGTGGCAAGCG ATAAATGATGAtaatttcgacgacgctctgaAGGAAACGCA GTCAGCTCTAAATTCTGGAAGCAAAAACTTGAAAGGAATGGAAGCAGCACAGTCTCTGGCCAG AATAGGCATAGAAAGATTTGAAGGATTTTCCCTATCGTTATTAGAAA AAATGTTTGAAAAGATTGCCAGTCTAA GGGAAGAAAAAAGCCgagatgcagaaagaagagctcATGCCGCCGCGGCCAA ACAGCAGAAGATGAACGAGCTTTCAATACAAGTTGCCACTCTTCGAGTAGAGAGAGACGCAGAGTGCGTCGAAAAG GAAAAAGTCATTattgaaagagacgaattgattagaaaattgaaagagaaagag ATGGCTATTGATGAGCTCaaaagaaatttcgaacaggaaacgaagaaaattgaattagAATACAAGGAAAAGCTGGCCGAAAAAGACTTG GAAGCAGAAAGGCTGCAAACTGTCGTTGCAGAATTAGAC gatGAGTTGAGGCTGCGCAAAGAAGATATCATTGAAAGCCATCAGCCTTCGTCTCAAGTCCAGCCGGACTTTCAGCACAAAAATCACTTTTTGACAGTCGATTACGAAAGATCAATGGAAGCGGAGTCGGACAGCTCAATGAGAAGG GACCGTGGTTCAAGTTCAAGTGGCGAAGACAGTCTTCCTTTTATCTTTATCCCCCCTCGTGCCCCGCGTATTGAAAGGGCGCCGAGAGACGATTGGCAACGTCCAATGCCAGTGACTCAGAAA GGTCGAATGATGAGATCTAGTTCTTATACGCCGCTTGAG AACTCGGGCCTAAATCGATCTCCCTCTCCTCTCAAGCTCACCAAAACTTTTTACAACACGATACAGCCTCACAATTCGTTGCCCACTTCTCCCTTTTTCACTGTCCGTTCCATCGGCGGCAATCCatcggcgtcgaatcgcCCGCGCACGGTACCTCGTCGCCCCGTCAGCGATTCGAACCTTCGTCAAAGTCTGCCTAAAGTTCGAGTAACGATAAATGACGACAAcgtttttctgacgtcaccaaagCTCGAAACGTCCAGAGGACGGCTTCACTCTACTCTAGCGGCTCGCATTGCATTGAATCGTCGCGCGTCCGCGACGCCGTCACTCAgtagacgacgacaaagcgaTTTCAAACTATAA
- the LOC136199034 gene encoding polyamine-modulated factor 1-binding protein 1-like isoform X2: MQPRNSSRQKSRNVLSRIRILGSGEETTQRDTVASARKMRNDALKEADEVLKQGVVSDNDSEEMLTVQKSRVSAAMNGLEGNKRKIMTLLESAGQFFDFDEWQAINDDNFDDALKETQSALNSGSKNLKGMEAAQSLARIGIERFEGFSLSLLEKMFEKIASLREEKSRDAERRAHAAAAKQQKMNELSIQVATLRVERDAECVEKEKVIIERDELIRKLKEKEMAIDELKRNFEQETKKIELEYKEKLAEKDLEAERLQTVVAELDDELRLRKEDIIESHQPSSQVQPDFQHKNHFLTVDYERSMEAESDSSMRRDRGSSSSGEDSLPFIFIPPRAPRIERAPRDDWQRPMPVTQKGRMMRSSSYTPLENSGLNRSPSPLKLTKTFYNTIQPHNSLPTSPFFTVRSIGGNPSASNRPRTVPRRPVSDSNLRQSLPKVRVTINDDNVFLTSPKLETSRGRLHSTLAARIALNRRASATPSLSRRRQSDFKL, encoded by the exons ATGCAACCTCGAAACAGCAGCAGACAG AAGAGTAGAAATGTGCTTTCAAGAATTAGAATATTGGGCTCTGGTGAAGAGACTACACAGCGAGATACCGTCGCGTCAGCACGGAAGATGCGAAACGAT GCGTTAAAGGAAGCTGATGAGGTGTTAAAGCAGGGTGTTGTCAGTGACAACGACTCGGAGGAAATGTTGACAGTTCAAAAG TCTCGAGTAAGTGCAGCGATGAACGGTCTGGAAGGAAATAAACGCAAGATTATGACCCTTTTGGAATCTGCAGGACAG TTTTTTGACTTTGACGAGTGGCAAGCG ATAAATGATGAtaatttcgacgacgctctgaAGGAAACGCA GTCAGCTCTAAATTCTGGAAGCAAAAACTTGAAAGGAATGGAAGCAGCACAGTCTCTGGCCAG AATAGGCATAGAAAGATTTGAAGGATTTTCCCTATCGTTATTAGAAA AAATGTTTGAAAAGATTGCCAGTCTAA GGGAAGAAAAAAGCCgagatgcagaaagaagagctcATGCCGCCGCGGCCAA ACAGCAGAAGATGAACGAGCTTTCAATACAAGTTGCCACTCTTCGAGTAGAGAGAGACGCAGAGTGCGTCGAAAAG GAAAAAGTCATTattgaaagagacgaattgattagaaaattgaaagagaaagag ATGGCTATTGATGAGCTCaaaagaaatttcgaacaggaaacgaagaaaattgaattagAATACAAGGAAAAGCTGGCCGAAAAAGACTTG GAAGCAGAAAGGCTGCAAACTGTCGTTGCAGAATTAGAC gatGAGTTGAGGCTGCGCAAAGAAGATATCATTGAAAGCCATCAGCCTTCGTCTCAAGTCCAGCCGGACTTTCAGCACAAAAATCACTTTTTGACAGTCGATTACGAAAGATCAATGGAAGCGGAGTCGGACAGCTCAATGAGAAGG GACCGTGGTTCAAGTTCAAGTGGCGAAGACAGTCTTCCTTTTATCTTTATCCCCCCTCGTGCCCCGCGTATTGAAAGGGCGCCGAGAGACGATTGGCAACGTCCAATGCCAGTGACTCAGAAA GGTCGAATGATGAGATCTAGTTCTTATACGCCGCTTGAG AACTCGGGCCTAAATCGATCTCCCTCTCCTCTCAAGCTCACCAAAACTTTTTACAACACGATACAGCCTCACAATTCGTTGCCCACTTCTCCCTTTTTCACTGTCCGTTCCATCGGCGGCAATCCatcggcgtcgaatcgcCCGCGCACGGTACCTCGTCGCCCCGTCAGCGATTCGAACCTTCGTCAAAGTCTGCCTAAAGTTCGAGTAACGATAAATGACGACAAcgtttttctgacgtcaccaaagCTCGAAACGTCCAGAGGACGGCTTCACTCTACTCTAGCGGCTCGCATTGCATTGAATCGTCGCGCGTCCGCGACGCCGTCACTCAgtagacgacgacaaagcgaTTTCAAACTATAA